In Gossypium hirsutum isolate 1008001.06 chromosome D06, Gossypium_hirsutum_v2.1, whole genome shotgun sequence, one genomic interval encodes:
- the LOC107901525 gene encoding homeobox-leucine zipper protein ATHB-8 isoform X1 encodes MMAATSACKEGTKIAMDNGKYVRYTPEQVEALERLYHECPKPSSMRRQQLIRECPILSNIEPKQIKVWFQNRRCREKQRKEASRLQAVNRKLTAMNKLLMEENDRLQKQVSHLVYENSYFRQQTQNTTLATTDTSCDSAVTSGQHHLTPQHPPKDASPAGLLSIAEETLTEFLSKATGTAVEWVQMPGMKPGPDSIGIVAISHGCTGVAARACGLVGLDPTRVAEILKDRPSWYRDCRAVDVINMLSTANGGTIELLYMQLYAPTTLAPARDFWLLRYTSVMEDGSLVVCERSLNNTQNGPSMPPAVNFVRAELLPSGYLIRPCEGGGSIIHIVDHMDLEPWSVPEVLRPLYESSTLLAQKTTMAALRHLRQISQEISQPNVTGWGRRPAALRALSHKLSKGFNEAVNGFTDEGWSMLESDGVDDVTLLVNSSPGKMMDINFSYSNGFPSMGNAVLCAKASMLLQNVPPAILLRFLREHRSEWADSGIDAYSAAAVKAGPCSLPVPQGGSFGGQVILPLAHTIEHEEFMEVVKLENVGHYQDMIMPSDIFLLQLCTGVDENAVSTCAELIVAPIDGSFSEDSPIIPSGFHIIPLDSGMDASSPNRTLDLASTLEVGAAGNRATGDKSSRGSTKSVMTIAFQFVYEMQLQENVAIMARQYVRSIIASVQRVALALSPSFFGSHAGLGSPPGTPEAQTLARWICQSYRCYMGDELLKHEGSESILKVLWHHTDAVLCCSLKALPVFTFANQAGLDMLETTLVSLQDISLEKIFDENGRKTLFAEFPQVMQQGFMCLQGGICLSSMGRPVSYERAVAWKVVNDEENAHCICFTFINWSFV; translated from the exons ATGATGGCGGCGACCTCTGCCTGCAAAGAAGGGACCAAGATAGCAATGGATAATGGCAAGTATGTGAGGTACACGCCGGAGCAAGTGGAAGCTTTAGAACGGCTCTACCATGAGTGCCCCAAGCCAAGCTCCATGCGTCGCCAACAGCTCATTCGTGAGTGCCCCATCCTCTCCAACATCGAGCCTAAACAGATCAAAGTTTGGTTCCAAAATCGCAG ATGTAGAGAAAAACAAAGGAAAGAGGCATCACGCCTCCAAGCTGTGAATAGGAAGTTGACTGCTATGAATAAACTGTTAATGGAGGAGAATGATAGGTTACAAAAGCAAGTTTCTCACCTTGTTTATGAAAACAGCTATTTCCGCCAACAGACTCAAAAT ACGACCCTAGCCACCACAGATACAAGCTGTGACTCGGCGGTGACGAGTGGTCAACACCATTTGACTCCTCAGCATCCTCCGAAGGATGCCAGCCCTGCAGG ACTTTTGTCCATTGCAGAGGAAACTTTAACAGAGTTTCTTTCAAAGGCCACTGGAACTGCTGTGGAGTGGGTCCAAATGCCTGGGATGAAG CCTGGTCCGGATTCCATTGGAATCGTTGCTATTTCTCATGGTTGCACTGGAGTTGCAGCACGTGCATGTGGACTTGTGGGACTAGATCCTACAAGA GTTGCTGAAATCCTTAAAGATCGGCCTTCATGGTACCGTGATTGCCGAGCTGTGGATGTTATAAACATGTTGTCCACTGCTAATGGTGGAACCATCGAACTGCTTTATATGCAG CTCTACGCGCCTACAACATTGGCACCAGCTCGCGACTTCTGGTTGCTGCGCTACACATCTGTTATGGAGGATGGTAGTCTTGTG GTATGTGAAAGATCACTTAACAACACTCAAAATGGTCCAAGCATGCCGCCAGCAGTAAATTTTGTGAGAGCGGAATTGCTGcctagtggttacctgattagACCTTGTGAAGGGGGTGGTTCCATCATTCACATAGTTGATCACATGGATTTGGAG CCTTGGAGTGTTCCTGAAGTGTTGCGGCCCCTTTACGAGTCCTCAACTTTGCTTGCTCAGAAGACAACAATGGCG GCTTTGCGTCATTTGAGGCAGATTTCTCAGGAAATATCTCAGCCGAATGTTACTGGTTGGGGGAGAAGACCTGCAGCTCTGCGTGCACTTAGTCACAAATTGAGCAA GGGATTTAATGAGGCTGTTAATGGGTTTACTGATGAAGGATGGTCGATGCTGGAAAGTGACGGCGTTGATGACGTTACCCTCCTTGTGAACTCGTCTCCTGGAAAGATGATGGACATaaatttttcttatagtaatggattTCCTTCAATGGGAAATGCGGTTCTATGTGCCAAAGCATCCATGTTATTGCAG AATGTGCCGCCAGCAATACTTCTCAGATTCTTGCGGGAACATCGATCAGAGTGGGCAGACAGTGGTATTGATGCTTACTCTGCTGCTGCTGTCAAAGCTGGACCGTGTAGCTTGCCGGTGCCTCAAGGGGGAAGTTTTGGGGGTCAAGTCATTCTTCCATTGGCTCACACAATTGAGCATgaagag TTCATGGAGGTTGTTAAGCTCGAAAATGTGGGCCACTATCAGGACATGATCATGCCAAGTGATATCTTCCTCTTGCAG CTTTGTACTGGAGTTGATGAGAATGCAGTCAGCACCTGTGCTGAACTCATCGTTGCTCCCATTGATGGTTCATTCTCTGAGGATTCGCCTATTATCCCTTCTGGTTTCCACATCATCCCCCTTGATTCTGGAATG GATGCATCCAGTCCAAATCGTACACTTGATCTTGCCTCTACTCTTGAAGTTGGAGCTGCCGGAAACCGAGCAACTGGTGATAAATCTAGTCGTGGGAGCACAAAATCTGTGATGACAATAGCATTTCAGTTTGTATATGAGATGCAACTTCAAGAGAATGTGGCAATCATGGCTCGACAATACGTCCGGAGTATTATTGCCTCGGTTCAAAGGGTAGCATTAGCACTTTCTCCTTCCTTCTTTGGTTCTCATGCAGGTTTAGGGTCACCCCCTGGTACTCCTGAAGCACAAACACTTGCTCGCTGGATTTGTCAAAGCTATAG GTGCTATATGGGGGACGAGCTGCTCAAACATGAAGGAAGTGAATCCATTCTAAAAGTGCTTTGGCATCACACAGATGCGGTTCTGTGCTGCTCTTTGAAG GCACTACCAGTTTTCACATTTGCAAATCAAGCGGGACTTGACATGCTCGAAACAACTTTGGTATCACTTCAAGACATTAGTTTGGAGAAAATTTTCGATGAGAACGGACGAAAAACCCTATTTGCTGAGTTCCCACAAGTAATGCAGCAG GGTTTTATGTGCCTTCAAGGTGGTATCTGCTTATCAAGCATGGGGAGGCCGGTCTCGTATGAGAGAGCCGTTGCATGGAAAGTGGTAAATGATGAAGAAAATGCTCATTGTATCTGTTTCACTTTCATCAACTGGTCTTTTGTATGA
- the LOC107901525 gene encoding homeobox-leucine zipper protein ATHB-8 isoform X2 has translation MNMPGPDSIGIVAISHGCTGVAARACGLVGLDPTRVAEILKDRPSWYRDCRAVDVINMLSTANGGTIELLYMQLYAPTTLAPARDFWLLRYTSVMEDGSLVVCERSLNNTQNGPSMPPAVNFVRAELLPSGYLIRPCEGGGSIIHIVDHMDLEPWSVPEVLRPLYESSTLLAQKTTMAALRHLRQISQEISQPNVTGWGRRPAALRALSHKLSKGFNEAVNGFTDEGWSMLESDGVDDVTLLVNSSPGKMMDINFSYSNGFPSMGNAVLCAKASMLLQNVPPAILLRFLREHRSEWADSGIDAYSAAAVKAGPCSLPVPQGGSFGGQVILPLAHTIEHEEFMEVVKLENVGHYQDMIMPSDIFLLQLCTGVDENAVSTCAELIVAPIDGSFSEDSPIIPSGFHIIPLDSGMDASSPNRTLDLASTLEVGAAGNRATGDKSSRGSTKSVMTIAFQFVYEMQLQENVAIMARQYVRSIIASVQRVALALSPSFFGSHAGLGSPPGTPEAQTLARWICQSYRCYMGDELLKHEGSESILKVLWHHTDAVLCCSLKALPVFTFANQAGLDMLETTLVSLQDISLEKIFDENGRKTLFAEFPQVMQQGFMCLQGGICLSSMGRPVSYERAVAWKVVNDEENAHCICFTFINWSFV, from the exons ATGAATATG CCTGGTCCGGATTCCATTGGAATCGTTGCTATTTCTCATGGTTGCACTGGAGTTGCAGCACGTGCATGTGGACTTGTGGGACTAGATCCTACAAGA GTTGCTGAAATCCTTAAAGATCGGCCTTCATGGTACCGTGATTGCCGAGCTGTGGATGTTATAAACATGTTGTCCACTGCTAATGGTGGAACCATCGAACTGCTTTATATGCAG CTCTACGCGCCTACAACATTGGCACCAGCTCGCGACTTCTGGTTGCTGCGCTACACATCTGTTATGGAGGATGGTAGTCTTGTG GTATGTGAAAGATCACTTAACAACACTCAAAATGGTCCAAGCATGCCGCCAGCAGTAAATTTTGTGAGAGCGGAATTGCTGcctagtggttacctgattagACCTTGTGAAGGGGGTGGTTCCATCATTCACATAGTTGATCACATGGATTTGGAG CCTTGGAGTGTTCCTGAAGTGTTGCGGCCCCTTTACGAGTCCTCAACTTTGCTTGCTCAGAAGACAACAATGGCG GCTTTGCGTCATTTGAGGCAGATTTCTCAGGAAATATCTCAGCCGAATGTTACTGGTTGGGGGAGAAGACCTGCAGCTCTGCGTGCACTTAGTCACAAATTGAGCAA GGGATTTAATGAGGCTGTTAATGGGTTTACTGATGAAGGATGGTCGATGCTGGAAAGTGACGGCGTTGATGACGTTACCCTCCTTGTGAACTCGTCTCCTGGAAAGATGATGGACATaaatttttcttatagtaatggattTCCTTCAATGGGAAATGCGGTTCTATGTGCCAAAGCATCCATGTTATTGCAG AATGTGCCGCCAGCAATACTTCTCAGATTCTTGCGGGAACATCGATCAGAGTGGGCAGACAGTGGTATTGATGCTTACTCTGCTGCTGCTGTCAAAGCTGGACCGTGTAGCTTGCCGGTGCCTCAAGGGGGAAGTTTTGGGGGTCAAGTCATTCTTCCATTGGCTCACACAATTGAGCATgaagag TTCATGGAGGTTGTTAAGCTCGAAAATGTGGGCCACTATCAGGACATGATCATGCCAAGTGATATCTTCCTCTTGCAG CTTTGTACTGGAGTTGATGAGAATGCAGTCAGCACCTGTGCTGAACTCATCGTTGCTCCCATTGATGGTTCATTCTCTGAGGATTCGCCTATTATCCCTTCTGGTTTCCACATCATCCCCCTTGATTCTGGAATG GATGCATCCAGTCCAAATCGTACACTTGATCTTGCCTCTACTCTTGAAGTTGGAGCTGCCGGAAACCGAGCAACTGGTGATAAATCTAGTCGTGGGAGCACAAAATCTGTGATGACAATAGCATTTCAGTTTGTATATGAGATGCAACTTCAAGAGAATGTGGCAATCATGGCTCGACAATACGTCCGGAGTATTATTGCCTCGGTTCAAAGGGTAGCATTAGCACTTTCTCCTTCCTTCTTTGGTTCTCATGCAGGTTTAGGGTCACCCCCTGGTACTCCTGAAGCACAAACACTTGCTCGCTGGATTTGTCAAAGCTATAG GTGCTATATGGGGGACGAGCTGCTCAAACATGAAGGAAGTGAATCCATTCTAAAAGTGCTTTGGCATCACACAGATGCGGTTCTGTGCTGCTCTTTGAAG GCACTACCAGTTTTCACATTTGCAAATCAAGCGGGACTTGACATGCTCGAAACAACTTTGGTATCACTTCAAGACATTAGTTTGGAGAAAATTTTCGATGAGAACGGACGAAAAACCCTATTTGCTGAGTTCCCACAAGTAATGCAGCAG GGTTTTATGTGCCTTCAAGGTGGTATCTGCTTATCAAGCATGGGGAGGCCGGTCTCGTATGAGAGAGCCGTTGCATGGAAAGTGGTAAATGATGAAGAAAATGCTCATTGTATCTGTTTCACTTTCATCAACTGGTCTTTTGTATGA